Below is a genomic region from Gammaproteobacteria bacterium.
ATGCCGCTGGGATCGCCGGTGATCGCACCCATGCCGGCAAAGGCAGTGCCCAACCCACTGGCGCTTTGCTCGGTAAGCGCAAAGCCCGACGCATGGGCCATGCCTCCGGCGCCTGCGAGAGCGAACCCGAGCAGGGCTGCCGAAATCTTTTTTCGATGCGTATTCATCACTCGTCTCCTCTAGCTCTAATGGATCTGTTGTTGTTTTGCTCCATTCTCACCGAAACAACACCGGCTACCCTGCCGGGTGTAATCTCTCGGGCACAGGGCGTGGTTTGCCGTCGGCATCCACGGCCACATAGGTCAAACCCGCATCGGCCACAGCCACCGTCTCAATCTCGCCGTCGCGATGGCGCTGCGCAATCACCTCGACATTGATGCCAATCGAGGTGTGTCCCACACGGCTTACCTCGGCATAGAGATTCACCATGTCGCCGATGTACAGCGGCTTGCGAAAGTTGATGTAGTTCACGGCCGCCGTCACCACGCGCCCCTTGGCAAGCAGGACCGCCGGGATGCTGCCGGCGATGTCGATCTGCCCCATCAGCCAGCCACCGAAAATATCGCCGCCGGCGTTGGCGGCCTGCGGCGTCGCCGGCACGCGCATCACCGGGGCGCGCCCGTCCACGACGCCGTTCTCAGGATTCATGCACAATGCCCTTCATACATGCACTCTATGGCTTCGTGATATTTGTTTTCGATACGCGCCCGCTTCATTTTCATGGTCGGTGTCAGCAGGCCGTCCTCGATGCTCCAGGGCGTGAGTGAAAGCGTCACGCGACGGACCTGAGCGTAGCCGGGAAAATCATCTATCGCCTGAGCGATGCGATGCAGAACGGCCTTTTCAACATATTTGTCGCTCAAGCTGGCCGCCCCGTGCGAATCCACATCCAGCCCGGCTGCGAATTCCTTCCAGTGATCTTCGTCAAGCACGACAAGAGCGCTGAGATACGGCTTCCCCTCACCGATAATCATGACCTGCTCGAACAACGGATCCATGGTGATGGCCATTTCCATGTCTGCCGGCGGCACCTTCTCACCGTTGGCCAGCACGATGATCTCCTTCAATCGGCCGATGATGTAGATATGCCCGCCCTCATCGATGCGCGCCTGATCGCCGGTATGCAGCCAGCCGTCCGCATCGACGGCTTCCTTGGTTGCCTGCTCGTTGTTCCAGTAACCGAGCATGACATTGGGCCCGCGCACCAGAAGTTCGTCACGCTCGCCCACCTTGACCTCCACGCCCTCCAGGGCGAGGCCGATACTTTCGGGAATATTGTCATCGGGGTGATTCACGCTTGCCACCGGACTGCACTCGGTCATGCCGTATCCCTGGAACAGCGGCAGGCCGAGCCCGATAAAGACCTTCGCCACTTCGGGCGGCATCGCCGCACCGCCGCAGATGGCGAGCCGCATGCGCCCGCCCAGTCGTGAAAGAATCTTGTGCGCGACCGCTTTTTCCAGCAGCGGCCAGGTCAGAAGCGAGGGATGCCAGCCGGCGCGCCCCTGGTGATGTTGAAAGCGCCGCCAACCGACCGCTACCGCACGCCTGAACAGGCGTTGCGCCAAGGGGGACTTTTTCTTCAGACCGTCGAGAATACGTCCGTAAACCCGTTCGTAAATCCGCGGTACCGATACCAGGATGGTGGGACGGATCGCC
It encodes:
- a CDS encoding acyl-CoA thioesterase; the protein is MNPENGVVDGRAPVMRVPATPQAANAGGDIFGGWLMGQIDIAGSIPAVLLAKGRVVTAAVNYINFRKPLYIGDMVNLYAEVSRVGHTSIGINVEVIAQRHRDGEIETVAVADAGLTYVAVDADGKPRPVPERLHPAG
- a CDS encoding long-chain fatty acid--CoA ligase — encoded protein: MTTGATISPEQAVTLAGLFRERVHQTPDAIAYRQYDIGRCEWTRTTWREMANEVGDWQAAMLREGLKPGDRVGIMLRNSREWIAFDQAALGLGLVTVPLYTEDRPENAAYIINDANIRLLLVEGKRQWQQLQTVKDEIQGLERIISVNTIEEEDGPADGRLESLSAWLFGVRGDLQAGESDADDLATIVYTSGTTGRPKGVMLSHHNILSNAYASSRCAPMSMEDVMLSFLPLSHTLERTAGYYMAMMVGIQVAYARSIPQLGEDLQAIRPTILVSVPRIYERVYGRILDGLKKKSPLAQRLFRRAVAVGWRRFQHHQGRAGWHPSLLTWPLLEKAVAHKILSRLGGRMRLAICGGAAMPPEVAKVFIGLGLPLFQGYGMTECSPVASVNHPDDNIPESIGLALEGVEVKVGERDELLVRGPNVMLGYWNNEQATKEAVDADGWLHTGDQARIDEGGHIYIIGRLKEIIVLANGEKVPPADMEMAITMDPLFEQVMIIGEGKPYLSALVVLDEDHWKEFAAGLDVDSHGAASLSDKYVEKAVLHRIAQAIDDFPGYAQVRRVTLSLTPWSIEDGLLTPTMKMKRARIENKYHEAIECMYEGHCA